A part of Deinococcus cellulosilyticus NBRC 106333 = KACC 11606 genomic DNA contains:
- a CDS encoding spherulation-specific family 4 protein — MQKWTFASALTLLVACSSSQSPQSPDVQQQRLESRIGVISYWGTDSSLYNQLPTNGLALINPENGIFQGQTTTPVNNVSTFKGIVDTQNARGVKMLGYVPTGYFNHGCNQIGVCQTWARIEAQVQAYFQQMPNLKGIFFDEAAPSNWSCSAFVNEYQQLRNIVNKYRSGALIAFNAGIADTCVTSAVNADEIAVLFESDMNAYAAQAQNIINATNAAHARGALVWHLVHSVPTQTDMERVAEDIKNRNADYGYITNIGGNWQAGENTWGSLPVYWTRETQVLHGGTTTGGGGGVNWGNLSKKLVNSSSQLCLRGTGSVVDQQSCSSVSAWTLTYQNVSGHFYQLKYGSNCLYISSNNANTVNWGSCTQGDRQLFALQESAGLVYFTSKSNGHALTVNSNSAGAWLSAWPYSGAGTQKFYFQ; from the coding sequence ATGCAGAAATGGACTTTTGCTTCCGCCCTCACCTTGCTGGTGGCCTGCTCCAGCAGCCAGAGCCCTCAGTCTCCAGACGTTCAGCAGCAGCGTCTGGAGTCCAGAATTGGCGTGATCAGCTACTGGGGCACCGACAGCAGCCTCTACAACCAGTTGCCCACCAATGGCCTCGCCCTGATCAACCCTGAAAATGGCATCTTTCAGGGGCAGACCACCACCCCTGTCAACAATGTCAGCACCTTTAAGGGAATCGTGGACACCCAGAACGCCAGAGGTGTCAAAATGCTGGGTTATGTCCCGACAGGTTACTTCAACCACGGCTGCAACCAGATCGGGGTGTGCCAGACCTGGGCCAGAATTGAAGCGCAGGTGCAGGCCTACTTCCAGCAGATGCCCAACCTGAAAGGGATTTTCTTTGATGAGGCCGCCCCCAGCAACTGGAGCTGCAGTGCCTTCGTGAATGAATACCAGCAGCTCAGGAACATCGTCAACAAGTACCGCAGTGGTGCTCTGATTGCCTTCAATGCAGGGATTGCCGACACTTGCGTGACCAGCGCGGTAAATGCTGACGAGATTGCAGTGCTGTTTGAAAGCGACATGAATGCTTACGCAGCCCAGGCCCAGAACATCATCAACGCCACAAACGCGGCCCATGCCAGAGGGGCACTGGTGTGGCATCTGGTCCACTCCGTTCCCACCCAGACCGACATGGAGCGGGTCGCCGAGGACATCAAAAACCGCAATGCCGATTACGGCTACATCACCAACATCGGGGGCAACTGGCAGGCCGGAGAGAACACCTGGGGCAGCCTTCCCGTTTACTGGACCCGCGAAACCCAGGTCCTGCATGGTGGAACCACCACAGGCGGTGGAGGTGGGGTCAACTGGGGCAACCTCAGCAAAAAACTGGTGAATTCCTCCAGCCAGCTTTGCCTGAGGGGCACAGGAAGCGTGGTGGACCAGCAATCCTGCAGCAGTGTGAGCGCATGGACACTGACCTACCAGAACGTGTCCGGTCATTTTTACCAGCTGAAATATGGCAGCAACTGCCTGTACATCTCTTCTAACAATGCCAACACCGTGAACTGGGGCAGTTGCACCCAGGGAGACCGTCAACTGTTTGCCTTGCAGGAAAGCGCAGGTCTGGTGTACTTCACCTCGAAGTCAAATGGACATGCCCTCACGGTGAACAGCAACAGTGCAGGAGCATGGCTCAGTGCATGGCCTTATAGCGGAGCGGGCACCCAGAAGTTTTACTTTCAGTGA